Proteins encoded by one window of Salvia splendens isolate huo1 chromosome 5, SspV2, whole genome shotgun sequence:
- the LOC121804331 gene encoding putative glucan endo-1,3-beta-glucosidase GVI, with the protein MENLAAALAAANLNIPVSTAISMQPLSTSYPPSAGDFSEAAKPVMAQIANFLQSKGYPLLVNVYPYFARAGDPANVDLDFALFRPGKTAVHDGELTYLNLFDSMTDAAYAALEKVGAGGVEIIVSETGWPSDGGTDAGVENAQTYVNNLIGHVASGRGTPRRPGKQVEAYIFSLFNENMKHEGVEQHWGLFYPNLAPVYKLNTPGGKIGSNPIPTPVYQLNTTHAGKIGSGKRIKTLTLNKQMLRVIPVAHYVLNKYKLNATTK; encoded by the exons ATGGAGAATCTCGCCGCCGCACTCGCCGCTGCCAATCTAAACATCCCGGTCTCCACCGCCATCTCAATGCAGCCTCTCTCGACCTCCTACCCCCCCTCCGCCGGCGATTTCTCGGAGGCTGCGAAACCGGTCATGGCTCAGATCGCGAATTTCCTGCAGTCGAAGGGGTACCCTCTGCTTGTGAATGTGTACCCTTACTTTGCACGTGCGGGGGATCCGGCCAACGTGGATCTGGACTTTGCGCTATTCCGCCCCGGAAAGACGGCGGTCCACGACGGAGAGTTGACCTACCTCAACCTGTTCGATTCGATGACGGATGCGGCGTACGCGGCGTTGGAGAAGGTGGGGGCGGGGGGTGTGGAGATCATCGTGTCGGAGACGGGGTGGCCGAGTGACGGAGGGACGGACGCGGGAGTGGAGAATGCCCAAACGTACGTGAATAATTTGATTGGACACGTGGCGTCTGGTAGGGGGACGCCACGGAGGCCAGGGAAGCAGGTGGAGGCCTACATATTCTCGTTGTTTAACGAGAATATGAAGCACGAGGGTGTAGAGCAACATTGGGGTTTGTTTTACCCTAATCTTGCTCCAGTTTATAAGCTAAATACTCCTGGCGGGAAAATAGGAAGCAATCCTATTCCTACTCCAGTTTATCAGCTGAATACTACTCATGCCGGGAAAATAGGAAGCGGGAAAAGAATCAAGACTTTGACCCTCAACAAACAA ATGCTGAGGGTAATACCTGTTGCCCATTATGTACTCAACAAATATAAATTGAATGCAACCACAAAGTGa
- the LOC121804332 gene encoding glucan endo-1,3-beta-glucosidase-like yields MENLAAALAAANLNIPVSTAISMQPLSTSYPPSAGDFSAAAKPGMTQIAKFLQSKKYPLLVNVYPYFASAGDPANVDLDYALFRPGKTVVRDGARTYLNLFDSMTDAAYAALEKVGAGDVEIVVSETGWPSDGGKDAGVANAQTYVNNLIAYVASGKGTPRRPGKQVEAYIFALFNENMKPAGVEQHWGLFYPNLTPVYPINKIG; encoded by the coding sequence ATGGAGAATCTCGCCGCCGCACTCGCCGCCGCCAATTTAAACATCCCGGTCTCCACCGCGATCTCGATGCAGCCTCTCTCCACCTCCTACCCCCCCTCCGCCGGCGATTTCTCCGCCGCCGCGAAGCCGGGAATGACTCAGATCGCGAAATTCCTGCAGTCGAAGAAGTACCCTCTGCTTGTGAATGTGTACCCTTACTTCGCAAGTGCGGGGGACCCGGCCAACGTGGATCTCGACTACGCGCTTTTCCGGCCGGGAAAGACCGTTGTTCGAGACGGCGCGAGGACTTACCTCAACCTGTTCGATTCAATGACGGATGCGGCGTATGCGGCGTTGGAGAAGGTCGGGGCCGGGGACGTGGAGATCGTCGTGTCAGAGACTGGGTGGCCGAGTGACGGAGGGAAGGACGCGGGAGTGGCAAATGCTCAAACGTACGTGAATAATTTGATTGCCTACGTGGCGTCTGGTAAAGGGACGCCACGTAGGCCAGGGAAGCAGGTGGAGGCCTACATATTCGCGCTGTTTAACGAGAATATGAAGCCGGCTGGGGTAGAGCAACATTGGGGTTTGTTTTACCCCAATCTTACTCCGGTTTATCCTATCAATAAGATTGGTTAA
- the LOC121804333 gene encoding putative glucan endo-1,3-beta-glucosidase GVI, which yields MENLAAALAAANLNIPVSTAISMQPLSTSYPPSAGDFSEAAKPVMAQIANFLQSKGYPLLVNVYPYFARAGDPANVDLDFALFRPGKTAVHDGELTYLNLFDSMTDAAYAALEKVGAGGVEIIVSETGWPSAGGVEAGVENAQTYVNNLIGHVTSSGTPRRPGKQVEAYIFALFNENMKPEGVEQHWGLFYPDLTPVYPLTSKIIG from the coding sequence ATGGAGAATCTCGCAGCTGCACTCGCAGCCGCCAATTTAAACATCCCGGTCTCCACCGCGATCTCGATGCAGCCGCTCTCGACCTCCTACCCCCCCTCCGCCGGCGATTTCTCGGAGGCTGCGAAACCGGTCATGGCTCAGATCGCGAATTTCCTGCAGTCGAAGGGGTACCCTCTGCTTGTGAATGTGTACCCTTACTTCGCACGTGCGGGGGATCCGGCGAACGTGGATCTGGACTTTGCGCTTTTCCGGCCCGGAAAGACTGCGGTCCATGACGGAGAGTTGACCTACCTGAACCTGTTCGATTCGATGACGGATGCGGCGTACGCGGCGTTGGAGAAGGTGGGGGCGGGGGGTGTGGAGATCATCGTGTCGGAGACGGGGTGGCCGAGCGCGGGAGGGGTTGAGGCGGGAGTAGAAAATGCTCAAACGTACGTGAATAATTTGATAGGACACGTGACTTCGTCGGGGACGCCGCGGAGGCCGGGGAAGCAGGTGGAGGCCTACATATTTGCGTTGTTTAACGAGAATATGAAGCCAGAGGGTGTGGAGCAACACTGGGGTTTGTTTTACCCTGATCTCACTCCGGTTTATCCCCTTACGTCTAAGATTATTGGTTGA
- the LOC121802025 gene encoding tubulin beta-1 chain-like yields the protein MREILHIQGGQCGNQIGAKFWEVVCAEHGIDTTGRYSGDNELQLERVNVYYNEASCGRFVPRAVLMDLEPGTMDSVRSGTYGQIFRPDNFVFGQSGAGNNWAKGHYTEGAELIDSVLDVVRKEAENCDCLQGFQVCHSLGGGTGSGMGTLLISKIREEYPDRMMLTFSVFPSPKVSDTVVEPYNATLSVHQLVENADECMVLDNEALYDICFRTLKLTTPSFGDLNHLISATMSGVTCCLRFPGQLNSDLRKLAVNLIPFPRLHFFMVGFAPLTSRGSQQYRALTVPELTQQMWDSKNMMCAADPRHGRYLTASAMFRGKMSTKEVDEQMINVQNKNSSYFVEWIPNNVKSTVCDIPPTGLKMASTFIGNSTSIQEMFRRVSEQFTAMFRRKAFLHWYTGEGMDEMEFTEAESNMNDLVSEYQQYQDATADEDEEGYEYGDEDEYQEEA from the exons ATGCGTGAGATCTTGCACATCCAGGGAGGCCAGTGCGGCAACCAAATCGGTGCGAAATTCTGGGAGGTAGTGTGCGCCGAGCACGGAATCGACACCACCGGCCGCTACAGCGGCGACAACGAGCTCCAATTGGAGCGCGTCAATGTCTACTACAATGAAGCCAGCTGCGGGAGGTTTGTTCCGCGCGCCGTGCTCATGGATTTGGAGCCCGGAACCATGGACAGCGTTAGATCTGGAACGTACGGCCAGATTTTCAGGCCTGATAACTTCGTTTTCGGCCAATCCGGCGCCGGAAACAACTGGGCGAAGGGGCACTATACCGAGGGGGCGGAGTTAATCGATTCGGTGCTTGACGTTGTGCGGAAGGAGGCTGAGAATTGCGATTGCTTGCAGG GATTTCAGGTGTGCCACTCATTGGGAGGTGGAACAGGTTCAGGAATGGGCACTCTTTTGATTTCTAAAATCAGGGAAGAGTATCCAGACCGAATGATGCTCACTTTCTCCGTCTTCCCATCACCTAAAGTGTCGGACACTGTCGTTGAGCCTTACAATGCCACTCTGTCTGTTCACCAGCTTGTTGAAAATGCTGATGAATGCATGGTGTTGGATAATGAAGCTTTGTATGACATTTGTTTCCGAACCCTCAAACTTACCACCCCCAGCT TTGGTGATCTCAACCATCTGATTTCTGCAACCATGAGCGGTGTGACTTGCTGCCTGCGTTTCCCCGGTCAACTCAACTCAGATCTCCGCAAACTTGCTGTCAACTTAATTCCATTCCCCAGACTGCACTTTTTCATGGTTGGCTTTGCTCCACTCACTTCTCGTGGGTCACAGCAGTACAGAGCCCTCACCGTCCCGGAACTCACCCAGCAGATGTGGGATTCGAAGAACATGATGTGTGCTGCTGATCCTCGCCATGGTCGTTACCTAACAGCTTCAGCCATGTTCCGTGGGAAGATGAGCACAAAGGAGGTGGACGAGCAGATGATCAACGTCCAGAACAAGAACTCGTCTTACTTTGTTGAGTGGATCCCCAATAACGTGAAGTCGACTGTTTGTGACATCCCCCCAACCGGTCTGAAGATGGCGTCGACCTTCATTGGTAACTCCACGTCTATTCAGGAGATGTTCCGGAGGGTTAGCGAGCAGTTCACAGCCATGTTCCGGAGGAAGGCTTTCTTGCACTGGTACACGGGAGAGGGAATGGACGAGATGGAGTTCACGGAGGCGGAGAGCAACATGAATGATCTGGTTTCTGAATACCAGCAGTATCAGGATGCAACGGCTGATGAGGACGAGGAGGGCTATGAATATGGAGACGAAGATGAGTATCAGGAGGAGGCTTGA
- the LOC121803309 gene encoding actin-depolymerizing factor 7-like, whose translation MISANAAVGMAVNDDCKLRFQELKSKRNYHYITFKIEDQEVVLDKLGDRFTSSLPANECRYAVHDFDFSTDEKCQKSKIIFVAWAPETSKVRNKMVYASSKDRFKRELDGIQVELQATDASEMRA comes from the exons ATGATCTCC GCGAATGCCGCAGTTGGGATGGCTGTGAACGACGATTGTAAGCTCAGATTCCAGGAACTGAAATCAAAACGAAACTACCATTACATCACCTTCAAGATCGAAGATCAGGAGGTGGTGCTGGACAAGCTTGGCGACAGGTTCACATCATCTCTCCCTGCCAACGAGTGTCGCTACGCTGTCCATGATTTCGACTTCTCGACCGATGAGAAATGCCAGAAGAGCAAGATCATCTTCGTTGCGTG GGCACCAGAGACATCCAAAGTGAGAAATAAGATGGTCTATGCTAGCTCAAAGGACAGGTTTAAGAGGGAATTGGATGGAATCCAAGTTGAGCTGCAAGCGACCGATGCCAGTGAAATGAGAGCCTAG